The following are from one region of the Prionailurus bengalensis isolate Pbe53 chromosome A2, Fcat_Pben_1.1_paternal_pri, whole genome shotgun sequence genome:
- the KCNH2 gene encoding potassium voltage-gated channel subfamily H member 2 isoform X4, with protein sequence MAAPAGKASGTGALQPRAQKGRVRRAVRISSLVAQEVLSLGADVLPEYKLQAPRIHRWTILHYSPFKAVWDWLILLLVIYTAVFTPYSAAFLLKETEEGSTAPDCGYACQPLAVVDFIVDIMFIVDILINFRTTYVNANEEVVSHPGRIAVHYFKGWFLIDMVAAIPFDLLIFGSGSEELIGLLKTARLLRLVRVARKLDRYSEYGAAVLFLLMCTFALIAHWLACIWYAIGNMEQPHVDSRIGWLHNLGDQIGKPYNSSGLGGPSIKDKYVTALYFTFSSLTSVGFGNVSPNTNSEKIFSICVMLIGSLMYASIFGNVSAIIQRLYSGTARYHTQMLRVREFIRFHQIPNPLRQRLEEYFQHAWSYTNGIDMNAVLKGFPECLQADICLHLNRSLLQHCKPFRAATKGCLRALAMKFKTTHAPPGDTLVHAGDLLTALYFISRGSIEILRGDVVVAILGKNDIFGEPLNLYARPGKSNGDVRALTYCDLHKIHRDDLLEVLDMYPEFSDHFWSSLEITFNLRDTNMIPGSPGSAELEGGFNRQRRRKLSFRRRTDKDPEQPGEVSALGPGRAGAGPSSRGRPGGPWGESPSSGPSSPESSEDEGPGRSSSPLRLVPFSSPRPPGEPPGGEPLTEEGEKSSDTCNPLSGAFSGVSNIFSFWGDSRGRQYQELPRCPAPTPSLLNIPLSSPSRRPRGDVESRLDALQRQLNRLETRLSADMASVLQLLQRQMTLVPPAYSAVTTPGPGPPSTSSLLPVSPIPTLTLDSLSQVSQFMALEELPPGTPELPQDGPTRRLSLPGQLGALTSQPLHRHGSDPGS encoded by the exons GTCCTGTCCCTGGGGGCTGATGTGCTGCCAGAGTATAAGCTGCAGGCGCCGCGGATCCACCGCTGGACCATCCTGCACTACAGCCCCTTCAAGGCCGTGTGGGACTGGCTCATCCTGCTGCTGGTTATCTACACGGCCGTCTTCACACCTTACTCGGCCGCCTTCCTGCTGAAGGAGACGGAAGAGGGCTCCACGGCCCCTGACTGTGGCTATGCCTGCCAGCCGCTGGCCGTGGTGGACTTCATTGTGGACATCATGTTCATCGTGGACATCCTCATCAACTTCCGCACCACGTACGTGAATGCCAATGAGGAGGTGGTCAGCCATCCCGGCCGCATTGCCGTCCACTACTTCAAGGGCTGGTTCCTCATCGACATGGTGGCCGCCATCCCCTTCGACCTGCTCATCTTTGGCTCTGGCTCTGAGGAG CTGATCGGGCTGCTGAAGACGGCGCGGCTGCTGCGGCTGGTGCGTGTGGCGAGGAAGCTGGACCGCTACTCGGAGTACGGGGCAGCCGTGCTcttcctgctcatgtgcactttCGCGCTCATTGCGCACTGGCTGGCCTGCATCTGGTACGCCATCGGCAACATGGAGCAGCCACACGTGGACTCCCGCATCGGCTGGCTGCACAACCTGGGCGACCAGATCGGCAAGCCCTACAACAGCAGCGGCCTGGGAGGCCCCTCCATCAAGGACAAGTACGTCACGGCCCTCTACTTCACCTTCAGCAGCCTCACCAGCGTGGGCTTTGGCAATGTCTCCCCCAACACCAACTCGGAGAAGATCTTCTCCATCTGTGTCATGCTCATTGGCT ccctcatGTACGCCAGCATCTTCGGCAACGTGTCAGCCATCATCCAGCGGCTGTACTCCGGCACTGCCCGCTACCACACGCAGATGCTACGGGTGCGGGAGTTCATCCGCTTCCACCAAATCCCCAACCCCCTCCGCCAGCGTCTCGAGGAGTATTTCCAGCACGCCTGGTCCTACACCAACGGCATCGATATGAACGCG GTGCTGAAAGGCTTCCCCGAGTGCCTGCAGGCAGACATCTGTCTGCACCTGAACCGCTCGCTGCTACAGCACTGCAAGCCTTTCCGGGCGGCCACCAAGGGCTGCCTGAGGGCCCTGGCCATGAAGTTCAAGACGACACATGCACCGCCAGGGGACACGCTGGTGCATGCTGGGGACCTGCTCACCGCCCTCTACTTCATCTCCCGGGGCTCCATTGAGATCCTGCGGGGCGACGTTGTCGTGGCCATCCTGG GGAAGAATGACATCTTTGGAGAGCCTTTAAACCTGTATGCTCGGCCCGGCAAGTCCAATGGGGACGTGCGGGCCCTCACCTACTGCGACCTGCACAAGATCCACCGGGATGACCTACTGGAGGTGCTGGACATGTACCCCGAGTTCTCGGACCACTTCTGGTCCAGCCTGGAAATCACCTTCAACCTGCGGGAC ACCAACATGATCCCTGGGTCTCCCGGCAGCGCGGAGCTGGAGGGCGGCTTCAACAGGCAACGCAGGCGCAAGCTGTCCTTCCGCCGGCGCACCGACAAGG ACCCGGAACAGCCAGGGGAGGTGTCGGCCttggggccgggccgggcgggggcaGGGCCGAGTAGCCGGGGCCGGCCAGGGGGACCGTGGGGGGAGAGCCCATCCAGCGGCCCCTCCAGCCCTGAGAGCAGTGAGGATGAGGGCCCAGGCCGCAGCTCCAGCCCCCTCCGCCTGGTGCCCTtctccagccccaggccccccGGAGAGCCGCCGGGTGGGGAGCCGCTGacggaggaaggggagaagagcagTGACACTTGTAACCCGCTGTCAG GCGCCTTCTCAGGAGTGTCCAACATCTTCAGCTTCTGGGGGGACAGTCGGGGCCGCCAGTACCAGGAGTTGCCtcgctgccctgcccccacccccagcctcctgaACATCCCCCTGTCCAGTCCCAGCCGGCGGCCCCGGGGCGATGTGGAGAGCAGGCTGGATGCCCTTCAGAGGCAGCTCAACAG GCTGGAGACCCGGCTGAGTGCAGACATGGCCAGTGTCCTGCAGCTGCTGCAGAGGCAGATGACGCTGGTCCCACCTGCTTACAGTGCTGTGACCAccccggggcccggccccccctccacctcctctctgctgcccgtcagccccatccccaccctcaccctggaCTCGCTTTCTCAG GTTTCCCAGTTCATGGCGTTGGAGGAGCTCCCCCCGGGGACCCCAGAGCTCCCCCAAGACGGCCCCACTCGACGCCTCTCCCTGCCGGGCCAGCTGGGGGCCctcacctcccagcccctgcaCAGACATGGCTCAGACCCGGGCAGTTAG